One region of Ostrinia nubilalis chromosome 14, ilOstNubi1.1, whole genome shotgun sequence genomic DNA includes:
- the LOC135078292 gene encoding uncharacterized protein LOC135078292, which translates to MKLVWCCVVAASVLAACAAVDVEKTVQQVQNILQANSGLPRLTRDEIIQLLNDIRAEDAKSKSSSTSTEDSREVKSTERPYRIEDNEINPITQLPNINENVVSNEKDKTDSVPVKPIFESTTKKNEPSVVVVLPYTPRDGSSLQELYTRPPRVEVVPVSQVTSTARPKLVDSLEKLHKTIQNTKPANKKAKVDDFPAELQAFLNAHGLKGKPGQDNFLLPLEGFKPLPPAKVVDGSVQLPENILLSYDLISSNTDNEPVHQPSSNNFLYEPLRPEFPFELDMSPSEKKETVLPLDLPVRKTKSTSETSQTNLDPIDYDAVRVIPLQQGLNPLDEVKAAALESDPNKRQADVSTEAASKASSETSNSGTQSNDSPTLDSQPADSGASIADLEDSFGGAAPEQPGDSELPPPRKNGFYWMLDWNSFLEVGDGDTKVNIRFEPKLGDPQMFIPVNVP; encoded by the coding sequence ATGAAGCTGGTTTGGTGCTGCGTCGTTGCAGCATCGGTACTCGCAGCCTgcgcagcagtggacgtcgagAAAACTGTCCAGCAAGTCCAAAACATTCTCCAAGCAAACAGTGGCTTACCCAGGCTAACCAGAGATGAAATCATACAGTTACTAAATGATATCAGAGCTGAAGACGCAAAAAGCAAATCATCTTCAACCTCCACGGAAGATTCTCGAGAAGTTAAATCTACTGAAAGACCTTACAGGATTGAGGACAACGAAATTAATCCAATCACGCAGTTgccaaatataaatgaaaatgttGTGTCAAATGAAAAAGATAAAACAGATTCTGTTCCTGTGAAGCCTATCTTTGAAAGCACTACCAAGAAGAACGAACCATCGGTTGTAGTAGTCTTACCGTATACACCACGAGATGGCTCTTCATTACAAGAGTTATACACGCGCCCACCTCGCGTTGAAGTGGTACCAGTATCTCAAGTTACTTCAACTGCAAGACCTAAATTAGTTGATTCCCTTGAAAAACTACACAAAACCATTCAAAATACGAAGCCAGCTAATAAAAAAGCGAAGGTCGATGACTTCCCAGCTGAACTTCAAGCATTCCTAAACGCTCACGGCTTGAAAGGCAAACCAGGACAGGATAATTTTCTATTACCTCTGGAAGGTTTCAAACCTTTACCTCCAGCAAAAGTAGTGGATGGATCAGTTCAGTTGCCCGAAAACATACTTTTGAGTTATGACCTAATTTCCTCTAATACTGACAATGAGCCTGTCCATCAGCCATCATCAAACAATTTCTTATATGAACCTCTCCGACCTGAATTTCCATTTGAGCTGGACATGTCGCCATCTGAGAAGAAAGAGACAGTCCTACCATTAGATCTGCCTGTAAGGAAAACTAAGTCTACCTCTGAGACATCACAAACTAACTTAGACCCGATTGATTACGACGCAGTGCGCGTGATTCCTTTGCAACAAGGCTTAAACCCACTAGATGAAGTCAAAGCTGCTGCTTTAGAGAGTGATCCAAACAAAAGGCAAGCTGATGTATCGACTGAAGCAGCAAGTAAGGCAAGTTCAGAAACGAGCAATAGTGGAACGCAATCGAATGATAGTCCAACGTTAGATTCTCAGCCGGCCGATTCTGGAGCATCTATAGCTGATTTAGAGGATTCTTTCGGTGGAGCTGCCCCAGAACAACCAGGAGATTCTGAACTGCCTCCACCTAGAAAGAACGGGTTCTACTGGATGTTGGACTGGAACAGTTTCTTAGAAGTAGGAGATGGTGACACCAAAGTGAATATCAGATTTGAACCAAAATTGGGAGATCCACAGATGTTTATACCCGTGAATGTACCGTGA